In Gammaproteobacteria bacterium, the genomic window GTCGACGAGGGCCGATTCCGCGCCGACCTGTATCACCGGCTGAGCGTGCTGCGTATCCACTGCCCGCCGCTGCGCGACCGGGCGGGTGACGCGACCCGCCTTCTGCGCCACTTCCAGCAGGCCTATGCGCGTACCGTGCCGCGCTTCATCCTGAGCAAGGAGGCGCAGCGCCTGTGGGAGACTTATAACTTTCCCGGAAATGTGCGAGAGTTGAAAAACCTTGTAATTCGTCTGGGGACGAAATATCCCAACCAGACCGTCTCCGAAGAGGCGTTGCGTGCCGAGATGGATCCCGGCACAGGGCAGTTGGTCGCCCCCACCGCCACGGACGCACAGCACCATCTGCGCCAGATCGGCTTCGAGCTCGACGGTTATCTCCACGAGGTGGAGCGTGAACACATACTGTGTGCGCTGGACCTCGCGGGTGGGAATTTGAGCAAGGCCGCGCGTTACCTCGGCCTGAACCGGACGACCTTGTACAGTCGTATGCAACGCCTGGGTGTTCGCTGATGCTGTATCTGGACCACTTCGGACTCAAGAAGCCGCCGTTTCGGATCACGCCGGATCCCGGCTTTTTCTATTCCGGCGCGCATCGGGGGGACGTGCTGGCCGCCCTCGTATACGCCGTCACGGCCGGCGAGGGTATCGTCAAGGTGGTCGGCGAGGTCGGCAGCGGCAAGACCATGCTGTGCCGCATGCTGGAGCTCGAACTGGCTGACCAGGTCGATATCGTCTATCTGGCCAACCCCAGTCTGAGCCCGGACAACATCGCCCAGGCGGTCGCATTCGAACTGGGTCTGCCCACGGAAGGATTGAGCCGGCTCGAAGTGATGCAGCGGCTGCAGTCCTTTCTGCTGGAGCGCCATGCCAGCGGCCACAATGTGGTGGTGTTCATCGAAGAGGCCCAGGGCATGCCCCTGGCGACCCTCGAGGAACTGCGCCTGCTGAGCAATCTGGAGACGGCCGACCATAAGCTGTTGCAGATCGTGCTGTTCGGGCAGCCCGAGCTGGATATCAATCTTCGCGAAACCGCCATTCGCCAGCTGCGGGAACGCATCACCCACAGTTTCGAGCTGCAGCCGTTGCAGCGCGCCGACACGCACGGGTATCTCAACTTCCGCATGCGGGCCGCCGGCTACCGCGGGCCGGACCTGTTCACACCCCGCGTGGCGCGGCAGATCGCGCGCTATTCGCAGGGGCTGATCCGCCGTATCAACATCCTCGCCGACAAGTGTCTGCTGGCGGCCTACGCCGCCGGTACGCACGCCATCACCACGGGGTTGGTCCGCCGCGCCGCGCGGGACCTGGATCCGGTGTCGGGTTCGCGCCCCGCCCCCTGGCTCGGTTGGCTGGCCAGTGCGGTGATCGCGGCCATCGTCGCCGTGGTGGTCACCTGGCAGGTGGTAACGGTACGCCCGGTACAGCCGGTGCAAGGTACACCCGGTGCGGGGGCGCAGCAGTCGGGTTCGAGCAACGTCGCCGGAAACAAACAAAAACCATGAATCGTCATATCAAACCTGTGATCGCGTTGTTCAGACAGCCCCTCCGGCTTTGCCTCTGGGGGCTGTTTCCCCTGCTCGCGGCCTGTGCCACACCCACGCATCAGTCGGTTCAGGCCCAGAACGCGGGGGCCCAGGCCCAAGGGCACCTGGCCGAGAACGCCGTGCGGCAGGCCCCGGGGCCGATCCCGAAGCCGGTCGACCGTCCGTTGTTTCTGAAGCCGCCGCGTCCACCCGAAAAGCAGGAGGTCTACACCGTCGTGGTGGACAACGTGCCGGTACGCGATCTGCTGTTTTCGCTGGCGCGCAACGCCAAGGTCAATGTCGATATCGGCGAGGGCATTACGGGTCGGGTCACGCTGAACGCGGTCAAGGAAACCCTGCCGGCCATCCTGGCGCGCATCGCCGACCAGGTGCCGATTCGCTGGCACATCAAGGGAAACCGTCTGGTGGTGGTTGCCGATACCCCGTATTGGCAGGATTACGCCGTCAACTATCCCAACATCAACCGCAGCATCAAGAGTTCGATCTCGATCTCGACCCAGGTCGGTGCCTCGGGCGTATCCGACATCAGCAGCCAGGGTGGCGGCGGAGGCGGCGAAAGCGGTTCGAACAGCTCCTCGGCCACCATCAAGAACGAGTCGGTGAACGGCTACTGGAATACCCTGATACGCAACATCGACACGATTCTGGGCGAGGAACCCACCGTGGTGGACAACCAGGTGCTGGGATCCAAGTCGGTGACCGCGAATCGCGAGACCGGCATGATCAGCGTCTACGCCACGCAAAAGCAGCAAAAGCAGATTCAGCAGTTCCTGCTGCAGACGCAGCGCAGCGCGGACCGCCAGGTATTGATCGAGGCCACCGTAGTGGAGGTCAACCTCAACAAAGAGCACCAGGCCGGGGTGAACTGGAACGCCATCGCCTCGGATGTCGGGCTGAGCAGCGTCAGCACGCTCACCGCTTCCAATCTGGCTCAGCCACCCTTTGTGACCCTGACCGGGTCGACCAAGGCGAACGGGTTCACGCAGCTGGACAGCACCATCAGCATGCTGCAGGCCTATGGAACGGTACGGGTGCTGTCCAGCCCCAAGATCATGGTGCTCAACAACCAGAGCGCCATCCTCAAGGTGGTGGACAACAAGGTGTACTTCACCATCAAGGTGGATATCACGCCGACCCTGACCACCACTTCCGGCGGCGGTACGGCGACCACCTCGCTGGTGACCTATGAGACCCAGGTGCACACGGTGCCGATCGGTTTCATCATGAACGTCACACCCTACGTCAGCAGTGCCGGTGACATCACCCTCGAGGTGCGTCCGACCATCACCCGCATCATCGGCTACGTAAACGACCCCAACCCGGCCCTCGCCCAGGTCAAGGTGACCAGCAAGATTCCGGAAGTCCAGGTGCGTGAGATGGAGTCCATGCTGCGCGTGGCCAGCGGGCAGGTGGCCGTGCTGGGCGGGCTGATGCAAAACAGCGTGGACAACACCACCCAGGGCGTACCCGGCCTGGCGAATACCCCTTATGTGAGCGACGCCTTCAGTTACAAGGACAACAAGACCAATAAGACGGAACTGGTGATCTTCATGCGCCCGCGCGTCATCCACGCTGCCAGCCTCAATGGCGATCTGAAAGATTTCACCCGCTTCCTGCCCGGCCGCAACACCCAGGGCCCGACAACCGGCGAGGAACTGCAATGAGCCTGCTGCTCGATGCCCTGAAAAAGGCGGCGGCGGCCAAACAGGCACAGGAGGCCGGACATCAGGAAACGCAACCCGCCGGAGAACCGGCCGCGATCGAAACGCCCGATCAGGCCGGTGAGCTGAGTCTGGCGCCGGTCGATGCGGCGCCGGAAGACGAGGGTGAAGCGGACGAACGGGAGGATGGACTGGACGAGTCCCTCGATTCCCCGCCGTTGTCACAGGCGTTCGAGGAGGAGGAACCGGATCTCGAGTTTCCGGTTGCATCCGACCTGGAAGCGACGTCAGTGCCCTCGGACGAGCAAAGCGAACCTGAGCCGCTGGAAACCGGTGGCGAGGCCGGTTCGCCGCCGCTCTCCGGACAGGAAACTGACGGGCCGATAAACGATGTCATCGAATACGACGAGGTACCCGCTACCGATGCGGTAAGCGAACCGGCGCCGGACCCGCAGGTTGAGACGGACGGGGTGGCAGCCGAAAGCGAACCGTTGACCGTCGAGCGGCGCGGGGATCGCAATGACTGGGAAGAACGCGACTGGGCCACGCCGGGACAGCGTGCCCAGGCGAACGCCGTCCTGCGGGCGGAGCAAAACCGGCAGCGCCGGCGCCGGCTGCTGGTGTGGGGAACGCTCGGGACGGTGGTTCTGATCGGTGCCGGGGGCTACGGGGTGTATGCCTATCGCGCCCTGCAACCGGGCCAGACGGGGCCCGCGCAGACCTTCATTGTGCAGCAAGGCCAACCGTCGGCATCCGCGCCGGCACCTCAACCGCAGCCGCCCGCCGCCACCGAGGCGCCCCAGGCCGTTGCCGCGCCGAAACCGCCTGTGGCTGAGCCGGTGCAGGTGCATCCCAAGCCACCGGCCGTGACGCACAAGCCGGCCAAACCGGCCGTCCCGTCGACGCATACCATTACGCACAAAAAGCCGGTCCGCAAAGCCG contains:
- a CDS encoding type II and III secretion system protein, whose product is MNRHIKPVIALFRQPLRLCLWGLFPLLAACATPTHQSVQAQNAGAQAQGHLAENAVRQAPGPIPKPVDRPLFLKPPRPPEKQEVYTVVVDNVPVRDLLFSLARNAKVNVDIGEGITGRVTLNAVKETLPAILARIADQVPIRWHIKGNRLVVVADTPYWQDYAVNYPNINRSIKSSISISTQVGASGVSDISSQGGGGGGESGSNSSSATIKNESVNGYWNTLIRNIDTILGEEPTVVDNQVLGSKSVTANRETGMISVYATQKQQKQIQQFLLQTQRSADRQVLIEATVVEVNLNKEHQAGVNWNAIASDVGLSSVSTLTASNLAQPPFVTLTGSTKANGFTQLDSTISMLQAYGTVRVLSSPKIMVLNNQSAILKVVDNKVYFTIKVDITPTLTTTSGGGTATTSLVTYETQVHTVPIGFIMNVTPYVSSAGDITLEVRPTITRIIGYVNDPNPALAQVKVTSKIPEVQVREMESMLRVASGQVAVLGGLMQNSVDNTTQGVPGLANTPYVSDAFSYKDNKTNKTELVIFMRPRVIHAASLNGDLKDFTRFLPGRNTQGPTTGEELQ
- a CDS encoding tetratricopeptide repeat protein produces the protein MSLLLDALKKAAAAKQAQEAGHQETQPAGEPAAIETPDQAGELSLAPVDAAPEDEGEADEREDGLDESLDSPPLSQAFEEEEPDLEFPVASDLEATSVPSDEQSEPEPLETGGEAGSPPLSGQETDGPINDVIEYDEVPATDAVSEPAPDPQVETDGVAAESEPLTVERRGDRNDWEERDWATPGQRAQANAVLRAEQNRQRRRRLLVWGTLGTVVLIGAGGYGVYAYRALQPGQTGPAQTFIVQQGQPSASAPAPQPQPPAATEAPQAVAAPKPPVAEPVQVHPKPPAVTHKPAKPAVPSTHTITHKKPVRKAARPKPAKRPIVVREEGGGLSGWLNKGYAAFQQGDFQAAEAAYREAYRIEPSNRDALLGMGASTAALGDREAAQQYYRTLLHLNPQDAIAKAALSSLEGALRPTHTLAELQRLIAGQPDSAPLRFALGNLYAAESSWAQAVQAYGEAVSLESSNPDYLFNLAVAQDHLGHLDQALQNYRRAEVAALTHPSLIDRSILRERIRAIEALRRHAS